A stretch of Numenius arquata chromosome 11, bNumArq3.hap1.1, whole genome shotgun sequence DNA encodes these proteins:
- the AP3B2 gene encoding AP-3 complex subunit beta-2 isoform X2, with the protein MAASPAYGEEKGGSSSLGEPEYGHDPASGGIFSSDYKRHDDLKEMLDSNKDSLKLEAMKRIVAMIARGKNASDLFPAVVKNVACKNIEVKKLVYVYLVRYAEEQQDLALLSISTFQRGLKDPNQLIRASALRVLSSIRVPIIVPIMMLAIKEAASDMSPYVRKTAAHAIPKLYSLDSDQKDQLIEVIEKLLADKTTLVAGSVVMAFEEVCPERIDLIHKNYRKLCNLLIDVEEWGQVVIINMLTRYARTQFLSPNQNESLLEESAEKAFYGSEEEDTKDAKAEAASLAKRKPYVMDPDHRLLLRNTKPLLQSRNAAVVMAVAQLYFHLAPKAEVGVIAKALVRLLRSHSEVQYVVLQNVATMSIKRRGMFEPYLKSFYIRSTDPTQIKILKLEVLTNLANETNISTILREFQTYIRSMDKDFVAATIQAIGRCATNIGKVRDTCLNGLVQLLSNRDELVVAESVVVIKKLLQMQPAQHSEIIKHMAKLTDNIQVPMARASILWLIGEYCEHVPKIAPDVLRKMAKSFTNEEDIVKLQVINLAAKLYLTNSKQSKLLTQYVLNLAKYDQNYDIRDRARFIRQLIVPTEKSGALNKYAKKLFLAQKPAPILESSFKDRDHFQLGSLSHLLNAKAVGYQELPDWPDEAPDPSVRNVEVPEWTKCTSREKRKEKVEKPFYSDSEGESGPTESADSEPESASEESGSSSSSGSSSSGSEEEEEEEEEEEGSGEQSEDKEEEEEKRTKRKEKEGSRKAVPGSADSEEEEEEEGVKKAKKKKASQGKKSHTETSSEEASASESSSSGSDSGSEAEAKQRKVPPSSKAGPKEISLLDLDDFTPPPPQPVPSSSIVSTSLVTDLEGLMLTDTSLAPALLSPAFGAVRTYELLHRMAGEGLSVEYCFSRRPFPGDPHMVAVQIQISNNTDAEVKSLRVSEPKPLSGMRIQEFPEIERLAPGDTASVVMGIDFCDSTQAANFQLCTHTRHFYVSIQPPVGELMAPIFMSENEFKKEQEHLAWPGEGKLMGMSEITEKLTLPEKCRSDHTIVQQVTSAANVGRVPCGADNEYRFAAKTVTSGSLVLITLERREGTAAQLTVNSEKMVIGTMLVKDIVQALVQ; encoded by the exons atggccgccaGCCCGGCCtacggggaggagaagggggggtcCTCCAGCCTGGGGGAGCCCGAATACGGCCACGACCCCGCCAGCGGCGGCATCTTCTCCTCCGACTACAAGAG GCACGATGACCTCAAGGAGATGCTCGATAGCAACAAGGATTCGCTCAAGCTGGAGGCCATGAAGAGGATCGTGGCG ATGATCGCCCGGGGAAAAAATGCCTCCGACCTCTTCCCAGCTGTGGTGAAAAATGTTGCCTGCAAGAACATTGAG GTGAAGAAGCTGGTATACGTCTACCTGGTGCGCtatgcagaggagcagcaggatctggccctgctCTCCATCTCCACCTTCCAGCGAGGACTCAAG GACCCCAACCAGCTGATCCGCGCCAGCGCCCTGCGGGTCCTCTCCAGCATCCGCGTGCCCATCATTGTGCCCATCATGATGCTGGCCATCAAGGAGGCCGCCTCAGACATGTCCCCATACGTGCGCAAGACAGCCGCCCACGCCATCCCCAAGCTGTACAg CCTTGACTCAGACCAGAAGGACCAGCTTATCGAAGTCATTGAGAAGCTCCTGGCGGACAAGACCACG CTGGTGGCTGGCAGCGTGGTGATGGCATTTGAGGAGGTCTGCCCAGAGCGCATCGACCTCATCCACAAGAATTACCGCAAGCTCTGCAACCTGCTCATCGATGTGGAAGAGTGGGGGCAGGTGGTCATCATCAACATGCTGACCCGCTATGCACGCACCCAGTTCCTCAGCCCCAACCAGAAC GAGTCCTTGCTGGAGGAGAGCGCCGAGAAGGCTTTCTATGGCTCCGAGGAGGAGGACACCAAGGACGCCAAGGCAGAGGCAGCCTCGCTGGCCAAGCGCAAGCCCTATGTCATGGACCCCGACCACCGCTTGCTCCTGCGCAACACCAAGCCCCTGCTGCAGAGCCGCAATGCTGCG GTCGTGATGGCTGTGGCACAGCTCTACTTCCACCTGGCACCCAAGGCAGAGGTTGGCGTCATCGCCAAGGCGCTGGTGCGGCTCCTGCGGAGTCACAG CGAGGTGCAGTACGTCGTGCTGCAGAATGTTGCCACCATGTCCATCAAAAGGCGG GGGATGTTTGAGCCCTACCTGAAAAGCTTCTACATCCGCTCCACGGACCCCACGCAGATCAAGATCCTCAAG CTGGAGGTCCTCACCAACCTGGCTAATGAGACAAACATCTCCACCATCCTGCGGGAGTTCCAG ACGTACATCCGCAGCATGGACAAGGACTTCGTGGCAGCCACCATCCAAGCCATTGGGCGCTGTGCCACCAACATCGGGAAGGTTCGGGACACCTGCCTCAATGGCCTGGTCCAGCTCCTCTCCAACCGGGATG AGCTGGTGGTGGCTGAATCTGTGGTGGTCATCAAAAAGCTGCTGCAGATGCAGCCAGCCCAACACAGTGAGATCATCAAGCACATGGCCAAGCTCACCGACAACATCCAG GTGCCAATGGCACGGGCCAGCATCTTGTGGCTCATCGGCGAGTACTGCGAGCATGTGCCCAAGATCGCGCCCGATGTGCTGCGCAAGATGGCCAAGTCCTTCACCAACGAAGAGGACATCGTCAAGCTGCAGGTCATCAACCTGGCTGCTAAGCTCTACCTGACCAACTCCAAGCAG AGCAAGCTGCTGACCCAGTACGTCCTCAACTTGGCCAAGTACGACCAGAATTACGACATCCGCGACCGGGCTCGCTTCATCCGCCAGCTCATCGTGCCCACCGAGAAGAGCGGGGCTCTCAACAAGTACGCCAAGAAGCTCTTCCTGGCTCAAAAGCCTGCTCCCATCTTGGAGTCCTCCTTCAAAG ATCGGGACCATTTCCAGCTGGGCTCCCTGTCCCACCTCCTCAATGCCAAGGCTGTGGGCTACCAGGAGCTGCCCGACTGGCCAGACGAGGCCCCTGACCCCTCCGTGAGGAACGTGGAG GTTCCTGAGTGGACCAAGTGCACCAGccgggagaagaggaaggagaaggtggagaaaCCTTTCTACTCCGACTCAGAGGGCGAGTCAGGGCCCACGGAGTCAGCAGACAGTG AGCCCGAGTCTGCCAGTGAGGagagtggcagcagcagcagctctggcagctccagctctggcagcgaggaggaggaagaggaggaagaggaggaggaaggcagcggGGAGCAGTCAGaggacaaggaggaggaagaggagaagaggacgaagagaaaggagaaggaaggctcCCGGAAGGCAGTCCCAGGGAGTGCAGACAG tgaggaagaggaagaggaggagggggtgaAGAAGGCCAAGAAGAAGAAGGCGTCGCAGGGGAAGAAGAGCCACACTGAGACCTCGTCAGAGGAGGCCAGCGCCTCCGAGAGCAGCTCCTCGGGCTCTGACTCAGGCTCCGAGGCAGAGGCCAAGCAGAGGAAGGTG CCCCCCAGCAGCAAGGCCGGCCCCAAAGAGATCTCCCTGCTCGACCTGGATGACT tcaccccccctcctccccagcctgtcccctccAGCAGCATCGTCTCCACCAGCCTGGTGACTGACCTGGAGGGCCTCATGCTCACTGACACCTCCCTGGCACCTGCT CTGCTGAGCCCAGCGTTTGGGGCAGTGAGGACCTACGAGCTGCTGCACCGCATGGCGGGAGAGGGGCTCTCGGTCGAGTACTGCTTCAGCCGCCGGCCCTTCCCGGGGGACCCCCACATGGTGGCTGTCCAGATCCAGATCTCCAACAACACCGACGCCGAGGTGAAGAGCCTGCGGGTCAGCGAGCCCAAGCCGCTCTCCGGCATGAGGATCCAGGAGTTCCCTGAGATTG AGCGCCTGGCGCCCGGGGACACGGCCAGTGTGGTGATGGGCATCGACTTCTGCGACTCCACCCAAGCAGCCAACTTCCAGCTGTG CACGCACACACGCCACTTCTACGTCTCCATCCAGCCTCCCGTGGGGGAGCTCATGGCCCCCATCTTCATGAGCGAGAACGAATTCAAGAAGGAGCAGG AGCACCTCGCATGGCCGGGCGAGG GGAAGCTGATGGGAATGAGTGAGATCACGGAGAAGCTGACGCTGCCTGAGAAATGCCGGAGTGACCACACCATCGTCCAACAAGTGACCTCGGCTGCCAACGTGGGCCGCGTGCCCTGTGGTGCTGACAATGAGTACAG GTTTGCGGCCAAGACAGTGACAAGCGGGAGCCTGGTGCTCATCACCCTGGAGCGACGGGAGGGCACAGCGGCCCAGCTGACTGTCAACAGCGAGAAGATGGTTATTGGCACCATGCTGGTGAAGGACATTGTCCAGGCCCTCGTGCAGTGA
- the AP3B2 gene encoding AP-3 complex subunit beta-2 isoform X6 → MAASPAYGEEKGGSSSLGEPEYGHDPASGGIFSSDYKRHDDLKEMLDSNKDSLKLEAMKRIVAMIARGKNASDLFPAVVKNVACKNIEVKKLVYVYLVRYAEEQQDLALLSISTFQRGLKDPNQLIRASALRVLSSIRVPIIVPIMMLAIKEAASDMSPYVRKTAAHAIPKLYSLDSDQKDQLIEVIEKLLADKTTLVAGSVVMAFEEVCPERIDLIHKNYRKLCNLLIDVEEWGQVVIINMLTRYARTQFLSPNQNESLLEESAEKAFYGSEEEDTKDAKAEAASLAKRKPYVMDPDHRLLLRNTKPLLQSRNAAVVMAVAQLYFHLAPKAEVGVIAKALVRLLRSHSEVQYVVLQNVATMSIKRRGMFEPYLKSFYIRSTDPTQIKILKLEVLTNLANETNISTILREFQTYIRSMDKDFVAATIQAIGRCATNIGKVRDTCLNGLVQLLSNRDELVVAESVVVIKKLLQMQPAQHSEIIKHMAKLTDNIQVPMARASILWLIGEYCEHVPKIAPDVLRKMAKSFTNEEDIVKLQVINLAAKLYLTNSKQSKLLTQYVLNLAKYDQNYDIRDRARFIRQLIVPTEKSGALNKYAKKLFLAQKPAPILESSFKDRDHFQLGSLSHLLNAKAVGYQELPDWPDEAPDPSVRNVEVPEWTKCTSREKRKEKVEKPFYSDSEGESGPTESADSEPESASEESGSSSSSGSSSSGSEEEEEEEEEEEGSGEQSEDKEEEEEKRTKRKEKEGSRKATSSEEASASESSSSGSDSGSEAEAKQRKVPPSSKAGPKEISLLDLDDFTPPPPQPVPSSSIVSTSLVTDLEGLMLTDTSLAPALLSPAFGAVRTYELLHRMAGEGLSVEYCFSRRPFPGDPHMVAVQIQISNNTDAEVKSLRVSEPKPLSGMRIQEFPEIERLAPGDTASVVMGIDFCDSTQAANFQLCTHTRHFYVSIQPPVGELMAPIFMSENEFKKEQGKLMGMSEITEKLTLPEKCRSDHTIVQQVTSAANVGRVPCGADNEYRFAAKTVTSGSLVLITLERREGTAAQLTVNSEKMVIGTMLVKDIVQALVQ, encoded by the exons atggccgccaGCCCGGCCtacggggaggagaagggggggtcCTCCAGCCTGGGGGAGCCCGAATACGGCCACGACCCCGCCAGCGGCGGCATCTTCTCCTCCGACTACAAGAG GCACGATGACCTCAAGGAGATGCTCGATAGCAACAAGGATTCGCTCAAGCTGGAGGCCATGAAGAGGATCGTGGCG ATGATCGCCCGGGGAAAAAATGCCTCCGACCTCTTCCCAGCTGTGGTGAAAAATGTTGCCTGCAAGAACATTGAG GTGAAGAAGCTGGTATACGTCTACCTGGTGCGCtatgcagaggagcagcaggatctggccctgctCTCCATCTCCACCTTCCAGCGAGGACTCAAG GACCCCAACCAGCTGATCCGCGCCAGCGCCCTGCGGGTCCTCTCCAGCATCCGCGTGCCCATCATTGTGCCCATCATGATGCTGGCCATCAAGGAGGCCGCCTCAGACATGTCCCCATACGTGCGCAAGACAGCCGCCCACGCCATCCCCAAGCTGTACAg CCTTGACTCAGACCAGAAGGACCAGCTTATCGAAGTCATTGAGAAGCTCCTGGCGGACAAGACCACG CTGGTGGCTGGCAGCGTGGTGATGGCATTTGAGGAGGTCTGCCCAGAGCGCATCGACCTCATCCACAAGAATTACCGCAAGCTCTGCAACCTGCTCATCGATGTGGAAGAGTGGGGGCAGGTGGTCATCATCAACATGCTGACCCGCTATGCACGCACCCAGTTCCTCAGCCCCAACCAGAAC GAGTCCTTGCTGGAGGAGAGCGCCGAGAAGGCTTTCTATGGCTCCGAGGAGGAGGACACCAAGGACGCCAAGGCAGAGGCAGCCTCGCTGGCCAAGCGCAAGCCCTATGTCATGGACCCCGACCACCGCTTGCTCCTGCGCAACACCAAGCCCCTGCTGCAGAGCCGCAATGCTGCG GTCGTGATGGCTGTGGCACAGCTCTACTTCCACCTGGCACCCAAGGCAGAGGTTGGCGTCATCGCCAAGGCGCTGGTGCGGCTCCTGCGGAGTCACAG CGAGGTGCAGTACGTCGTGCTGCAGAATGTTGCCACCATGTCCATCAAAAGGCGG GGGATGTTTGAGCCCTACCTGAAAAGCTTCTACATCCGCTCCACGGACCCCACGCAGATCAAGATCCTCAAG CTGGAGGTCCTCACCAACCTGGCTAATGAGACAAACATCTCCACCATCCTGCGGGAGTTCCAG ACGTACATCCGCAGCATGGACAAGGACTTCGTGGCAGCCACCATCCAAGCCATTGGGCGCTGTGCCACCAACATCGGGAAGGTTCGGGACACCTGCCTCAATGGCCTGGTCCAGCTCCTCTCCAACCGGGATG AGCTGGTGGTGGCTGAATCTGTGGTGGTCATCAAAAAGCTGCTGCAGATGCAGCCAGCCCAACACAGTGAGATCATCAAGCACATGGCCAAGCTCACCGACAACATCCAG GTGCCAATGGCACGGGCCAGCATCTTGTGGCTCATCGGCGAGTACTGCGAGCATGTGCCCAAGATCGCGCCCGATGTGCTGCGCAAGATGGCCAAGTCCTTCACCAACGAAGAGGACATCGTCAAGCTGCAGGTCATCAACCTGGCTGCTAAGCTCTACCTGACCAACTCCAAGCAG AGCAAGCTGCTGACCCAGTACGTCCTCAACTTGGCCAAGTACGACCAGAATTACGACATCCGCGACCGGGCTCGCTTCATCCGCCAGCTCATCGTGCCCACCGAGAAGAGCGGGGCTCTCAACAAGTACGCCAAGAAGCTCTTCCTGGCTCAAAAGCCTGCTCCCATCTTGGAGTCCTCCTTCAAAG ATCGGGACCATTTCCAGCTGGGCTCCCTGTCCCACCTCCTCAATGCCAAGGCTGTGGGCTACCAGGAGCTGCCCGACTGGCCAGACGAGGCCCCTGACCCCTCCGTGAGGAACGTGGAG GTTCCTGAGTGGACCAAGTGCACCAGccgggagaagaggaaggagaaggtggagaaaCCTTTCTACTCCGACTCAGAGGGCGAGTCAGGGCCCACGGAGTCAGCAGACAGTG AGCCCGAGTCTGCCAGTGAGGagagtggcagcagcagcagctctggcagctccagctctggcagcgaggaggaggaagaggaggaagaggaggaggaaggcagcggGGAGCAGTCAGaggacaaggaggaggaagaggagaagaggacgaagagaaaggagaaggaaggctcCCGGAAGGCA ACCTCGTCAGAGGAGGCCAGCGCCTCCGAGAGCAGCTCCTCGGGCTCTGACTCAGGCTCCGAGGCAGAGGCCAAGCAGAGGAAGGTG CCCCCCAGCAGCAAGGCCGGCCCCAAAGAGATCTCCCTGCTCGACCTGGATGACT tcaccccccctcctccccagcctgtcccctccAGCAGCATCGTCTCCACCAGCCTGGTGACTGACCTGGAGGGCCTCATGCTCACTGACACCTCCCTGGCACCTGCT CTGCTGAGCCCAGCGTTTGGGGCAGTGAGGACCTACGAGCTGCTGCACCGCATGGCGGGAGAGGGGCTCTCGGTCGAGTACTGCTTCAGCCGCCGGCCCTTCCCGGGGGACCCCCACATGGTGGCTGTCCAGATCCAGATCTCCAACAACACCGACGCCGAGGTGAAGAGCCTGCGGGTCAGCGAGCCCAAGCCGCTCTCCGGCATGAGGATCCAGGAGTTCCCTGAGATTG AGCGCCTGGCGCCCGGGGACACGGCCAGTGTGGTGATGGGCATCGACTTCTGCGACTCCACCCAAGCAGCCAACTTCCAGCTGTG CACGCACACACGCCACTTCTACGTCTCCATCCAGCCTCCCGTGGGGGAGCTCATGGCCCCCATCTTCATGAGCGAGAACGAATTCAAGAAGGAGCAGG GGAAGCTGATGGGAATGAGTGAGATCACGGAGAAGCTGACGCTGCCTGAGAAATGCCGGAGTGACCACACCATCGTCCAACAAGTGACCTCGGCTGCCAACGTGGGCCGCGTGCCCTGTGGTGCTGACAATGAGTACAG GTTTGCGGCCAAGACAGTGACAAGCGGGAGCCTGGTGCTCATCACCCTGGAGCGACGGGAGGGCACAGCGGCCCAGCTGACTGTCAACAGCGAGAAGATGGTTATTGGCACCATGCTGGTGAAGGACATTGTCCAGGCCCTCGTGCAGTGA
- the AP3B2 gene encoding AP-3 complex subunit beta-2 isoform X7 produces MAASPAYGEEKGGSSSLGEPEYGHDPASGGIFSSDYKRHDDLKEMLDSNKDSLKLEAMKRIVAMIARGKNASDLFPAVVKNVACKNIEDPNQLIRASALRVLSSIRVPIIVPIMMLAIKEAASDMSPYVRKTAAHAIPKLYSLDSDQKDQLIEVIEKLLADKTTLVAGSVVMAFEEVCPERIDLIHKNYRKLCNLLIDVEEWGQVVIINMLTRYARTQFLSPNQNESLLEESAEKAFYGSEEEDTKDAKAEAASLAKRKPYVMDPDHRLLLRNTKPLLQSRNAAVVMAVAQLYFHLAPKAEVGVIAKALVRLLRSHSEVQYVVLQNVATMSIKRRGMFEPYLKSFYIRSTDPTQIKILKLEVLTNLANETNISTILREFQTYIRSMDKDFVAATIQAIGRCATNIGKVRDTCLNGLVQLLSNRDELVVAESVVVIKKLLQMQPAQHSEIIKHMAKLTDNIQVPMARASILWLIGEYCEHVPKIAPDVLRKMAKSFTNEEDIVKLQVINLAAKLYLTNSKQSKLLTQYVLNLAKYDQNYDIRDRARFIRQLIVPTEKSGALNKYAKKLFLAQKPAPILESSFKDRDHFQLGSLSHLLNAKAVGYQELPDWPDEAPDPSVRNVEVPEWTKCTSREKRKEKVEKPFYSDSEGESGPTESADSEPESASEESGSSSSSGSSSSGSEEEEEEEEEEEGSGEQSEDKEEEEEKRTKRKEKEGSRKATSSEEASASESSSSGSDSGSEAEAKQRKVPPSSKAGPKEISLLDLDDFTPPPPQPVPSSSIVSTSLVTDLEGLMLTDTSLAPALLSPAFGAVRTYELLHRMAGEGLSVEYCFSRRPFPGDPHMVAVQIQISNNTDAEVKSLRVSEPKPLSGMRIQEFPEIERLAPGDTASVVMGIDFCDSTQAANFQLCTHTRHFYVSIQPPVGELMAPIFMSENEFKKEQGKLMGMSEITEKLTLPEKCRSDHTIVQQVTSAANVGRVPCGADNEYRFAAKTVTSGSLVLITLERREGTAAQLTVNSEKMVIGTMLVKDIVQALVQ; encoded by the exons atggccgccaGCCCGGCCtacggggaggagaagggggggtcCTCCAGCCTGGGGGAGCCCGAATACGGCCACGACCCCGCCAGCGGCGGCATCTTCTCCTCCGACTACAAGAG GCACGATGACCTCAAGGAGATGCTCGATAGCAACAAGGATTCGCTCAAGCTGGAGGCCATGAAGAGGATCGTGGCG ATGATCGCCCGGGGAAAAAATGCCTCCGACCTCTTCCCAGCTGTGGTGAAAAATGTTGCCTGCAAGAACATTGAG GACCCCAACCAGCTGATCCGCGCCAGCGCCCTGCGGGTCCTCTCCAGCATCCGCGTGCCCATCATTGTGCCCATCATGATGCTGGCCATCAAGGAGGCCGCCTCAGACATGTCCCCATACGTGCGCAAGACAGCCGCCCACGCCATCCCCAAGCTGTACAg CCTTGACTCAGACCAGAAGGACCAGCTTATCGAAGTCATTGAGAAGCTCCTGGCGGACAAGACCACG CTGGTGGCTGGCAGCGTGGTGATGGCATTTGAGGAGGTCTGCCCAGAGCGCATCGACCTCATCCACAAGAATTACCGCAAGCTCTGCAACCTGCTCATCGATGTGGAAGAGTGGGGGCAGGTGGTCATCATCAACATGCTGACCCGCTATGCACGCACCCAGTTCCTCAGCCCCAACCAGAAC GAGTCCTTGCTGGAGGAGAGCGCCGAGAAGGCTTTCTATGGCTCCGAGGAGGAGGACACCAAGGACGCCAAGGCAGAGGCAGCCTCGCTGGCCAAGCGCAAGCCCTATGTCATGGACCCCGACCACCGCTTGCTCCTGCGCAACACCAAGCCCCTGCTGCAGAGCCGCAATGCTGCG GTCGTGATGGCTGTGGCACAGCTCTACTTCCACCTGGCACCCAAGGCAGAGGTTGGCGTCATCGCCAAGGCGCTGGTGCGGCTCCTGCGGAGTCACAG CGAGGTGCAGTACGTCGTGCTGCAGAATGTTGCCACCATGTCCATCAAAAGGCGG GGGATGTTTGAGCCCTACCTGAAAAGCTTCTACATCCGCTCCACGGACCCCACGCAGATCAAGATCCTCAAG CTGGAGGTCCTCACCAACCTGGCTAATGAGACAAACATCTCCACCATCCTGCGGGAGTTCCAG ACGTACATCCGCAGCATGGACAAGGACTTCGTGGCAGCCACCATCCAAGCCATTGGGCGCTGTGCCACCAACATCGGGAAGGTTCGGGACACCTGCCTCAATGGCCTGGTCCAGCTCCTCTCCAACCGGGATG AGCTGGTGGTGGCTGAATCTGTGGTGGTCATCAAAAAGCTGCTGCAGATGCAGCCAGCCCAACACAGTGAGATCATCAAGCACATGGCCAAGCTCACCGACAACATCCAG GTGCCAATGGCACGGGCCAGCATCTTGTGGCTCATCGGCGAGTACTGCGAGCATGTGCCCAAGATCGCGCCCGATGTGCTGCGCAAGATGGCCAAGTCCTTCACCAACGAAGAGGACATCGTCAAGCTGCAGGTCATCAACCTGGCTGCTAAGCTCTACCTGACCAACTCCAAGCAG AGCAAGCTGCTGACCCAGTACGTCCTCAACTTGGCCAAGTACGACCAGAATTACGACATCCGCGACCGGGCTCGCTTCATCCGCCAGCTCATCGTGCCCACCGAGAAGAGCGGGGCTCTCAACAAGTACGCCAAGAAGCTCTTCCTGGCTCAAAAGCCTGCTCCCATCTTGGAGTCCTCCTTCAAAG ATCGGGACCATTTCCAGCTGGGCTCCCTGTCCCACCTCCTCAATGCCAAGGCTGTGGGCTACCAGGAGCTGCCCGACTGGCCAGACGAGGCCCCTGACCCCTCCGTGAGGAACGTGGAG GTTCCTGAGTGGACCAAGTGCACCAGccgggagaagaggaaggagaaggtggagaaaCCTTTCTACTCCGACTCAGAGGGCGAGTCAGGGCCCACGGAGTCAGCAGACAGTG AGCCCGAGTCTGCCAGTGAGGagagtggcagcagcagcagctctggcagctccagctctggcagcgaggaggaggaagaggaggaagaggaggaggaaggcagcggGGAGCAGTCAGaggacaaggaggaggaagaggagaagaggacgaagagaaaggagaaggaaggctcCCGGAAGGCA ACCTCGTCAGAGGAGGCCAGCGCCTCCGAGAGCAGCTCCTCGGGCTCTGACTCAGGCTCCGAGGCAGAGGCCAAGCAGAGGAAGGTG CCCCCCAGCAGCAAGGCCGGCCCCAAAGAGATCTCCCTGCTCGACCTGGATGACT tcaccccccctcctccccagcctgtcccctccAGCAGCATCGTCTCCACCAGCCTGGTGACTGACCTGGAGGGCCTCATGCTCACTGACACCTCCCTGGCACCTGCT CTGCTGAGCCCAGCGTTTGGGGCAGTGAGGACCTACGAGCTGCTGCACCGCATGGCGGGAGAGGGGCTCTCGGTCGAGTACTGCTTCAGCCGCCGGCCCTTCCCGGGGGACCCCCACATGGTGGCTGTCCAGATCCAGATCTCCAACAACACCGACGCCGAGGTGAAGAGCCTGCGGGTCAGCGAGCCCAAGCCGCTCTCCGGCATGAGGATCCAGGAGTTCCCTGAGATTG AGCGCCTGGCGCCCGGGGACACGGCCAGTGTGGTGATGGGCATCGACTTCTGCGACTCCACCCAAGCAGCCAACTTCCAGCTGTG CACGCACACACGCCACTTCTACGTCTCCATCCAGCCTCCCGTGGGGGAGCTCATGGCCCCCATCTTCATGAGCGAGAACGAATTCAAGAAGGAGCAGG GGAAGCTGATGGGAATGAGTGAGATCACGGAGAAGCTGACGCTGCCTGAGAAATGCCGGAGTGACCACACCATCGTCCAACAAGTGACCTCGGCTGCCAACGTGGGCCGCGTGCCCTGTGGTGCTGACAATGAGTACAG GTTTGCGGCCAAGACAGTGACAAGCGGGAGCCTGGTGCTCATCACCCTGGAGCGACGGGAGGGCACAGCGGCCCAGCTGACTGTCAACAGCGAGAAGATGGTTATTGGCACCATGCTGGTGAAGGACATTGTCCAGGCCCTCGTGCAGTGA